A region of Rhodamnia argentea isolate NSW1041297 chromosome 9, ASM2092103v1, whole genome shotgun sequence DNA encodes the following proteins:
- the LOC115742922 gene encoding uncharacterized protein LOC115742922, which yields MAKGRRLTISLSERYLGSYSSGDGHGVNGADVSELGEEDIWSAVDDVVPTGGRNADDPRGAWTPRAANGSMGIGGSGGGRGIPGDGGRAGGLSLALMDSGVTASPRIVHQFRGNEAGVPSPRGRQLASSAPVNVPDWSKIYRADSVESLHDSDDTFDDGDAEMMPPHEYLAREHARNRKGAAATSVFEGVGRTLKGRDLRRIRDAVWSRTGFDG from the coding sequence ATGGCCAAAGGCCGGAGACTGACGATAAGCCTGAGCGAGAGATACTTGGGGAGCTACAGCTCTGGCGATGGCCATGGAGTCAATGGCGCTGACGTGTCCGAGCTCGGAGAGGAGGACATTTGGTCGGCGGTGGACGATGTGGTGCCCACGGGCGGCCGAAACGCCGACGACCCGCGGGGCGCGTGGACCCCACGAGCCGCCAACGGGAGCATGGGCATCGGCGGAAGCGGCGGCGGCCGTGGGATCCCGGGCGACGGCGGCCGCGCGGGGGGGCTGTCCCTGGCTCTCATGGATTCGGGCGTGACGGCGTCCCCGAGGATCGTGCACCAGTTCCGCGGGAACGAGGCCGGCGTGCCGTCGCCGCGCGGGCGGCAGCTGGCGTCCTCGGCGCCCGTGAACGTGCCCGACTGGAGCAAGATATACCGGGCCGACTCGGTCGAGTCGCTGCACGACTCGGACGACACGTTCGACGACGGGGACGCGGAGATGATGCCGCCGCACGAGTACCTGGCGCGGGAGCACGCGCGGAACCGGAAGGGGGCGGCGGCCACGTCGGTGTTCGAGGGGGTGGGCCGGACCCTCAAGGGCCGCGACCTGAGGAGGATCCGCGACGCGGTCTGGAGCCGAACCGGGTTCGATGGGTAA
- the LOC115742887 gene encoding uncharacterized protein LOC115742887 → MVELHSCPGMGNASALCTIEDRVGKAERESVDHIVAQISAELQRERIKNAELMERISELETQIRVNQNKALVQDKEGSRRKAPRQRYKESKRQKAGEFDGRTENGLTVGGKSASPVGQDYQCVLPKYESTEHGMVYQMSMEHTRMLGFENLKDGDDSDDFDNVDEANDEDDNYHGEDGVDIHNAEENSRTNNDIIAKKVQVMAVDTPKSNLCLQEIGQVQDMSKLGELENEEVKTEDCKEQVEVHSSGYYACHAGSGSIQQRRSSTKVAFCPKEVRRIVELEALQEKNAQSHTMRKIIVFASLGIKHGCEDMYELDFDHFSILRKGEPFVSLQSPGEHVLYENPGIRRKVFYPNRQNPTLCPVQTLEEEKAMRPSDQSCPSSLFLCIKYGGRTRNLPQNEYVRQRMGKNKLKSFGPLMCKMAMLVHVRSGSFFFKALGITLLFMAGFTDHLIQKETKNRSLGLLQKYYRKDEDAEGEKLFLELTETSDTQAALKLDQSTTKKASTKFKPKRHSHAAHEPSNSERSSGYPQSGATSCAPQFGLVGYNSIHTQAPGADKASSLKPAINNYASNMSYSNPTTCHMFPPHQPANGFIPMMCWPHPGTYAYAPFPSSASYFPVHPRSCYTYPPSRDFFPKTVRGTGKTDAVSGESGDDSGSSSSSS, encoded by the exons ATGGTGGAGCTACATTCATGCCCAGGAATGGGTAATGCATCTGCATTGTGTACTATAGAGGACCGTGTCGGgaaggcggagagagagagtgtcgaTCACATCGTGGCACAGATTTCAGCTGAACTACAGCGAGAGAGGATCAAGAATGCCGAACTCATGGAGAGAATTTCTGAACTTGAAACTCAAATAAGGGTCAATCAAAATAAAGCTCTTGTCCAAGACAAAGAG GGTAGTCGGAGAAAAGCACCGAGGCAAAGGTACAAAGAGtccaaaagacaaaaggcagGTGAATTCGATGGTAGGACTGAAAATGGACTAACTGTTGGTGGTAAATCGGCTTCTCCAGTTGGGCAAGATTATCAGTGTGTGCTGCCAAAGTATGAAAGCACCGAACATGGCATGGTCTATCAGATGAGTATGGAACATACACGCATGTTgggttttgaaaatttgaaagatggTGACGACAGCGATGACTTTGATAATGTGGATGAAGCCAACGATGAAGATGACAATTACCATGGTGAAGATGGCGTTGACATTCACAATGCTGAAGAGAACTCAAGAACTAACAATGATATAATAGCCAAGAAAGTGCAGGTAATGGCGGTGGATACTCCAAAATCCAATCTTTGCTTACAGGAGATTGGACAGGTTCAGGACATGTCGAAACTCGGTGAACTTGAGAACGAAGAAGTCAAGACCGAAGATTGCAAAGAACAGGTAGAGGTACATTCATCTGGATATTATGCCTGTCATGCAGGGTCTGGAAGCATACAGCAGCGCAGGAGTTCCACGAAGGTCGCTTTCTGTCCTAAAGAAGTTAGAAGGATTGTCGAGCTGGAAGCCCTGCAAGAAAAAAATGCGCAGTCTCATACGATGAGAAAGATCATTGTTTTCGCGTCCCTCGGAATAAAGCACGGGTGTGAAGATATGTACGAGCTGGATTTCGACCATTTTAGTATTCTGAGGAAGGGTGAACCCTTTGTCTCTCTGCAAAGTCCCGGG GAGCACGTTTTATATGAAAATCCCGGCATCCGCAGAAAGGTCTTCTATCCAAATAGACAGAACCCGACATTGTGTCCTGTCCAAACACTAGAGGAAGAGAAGGCCATGCGTCCATCTGACCAAAGCTGCCCGTCATCCTTATTCCTCTGCATCAAATATGGAGGGAGGACTAGAAATCTTCCCCAAAACGA ATACGTCAGGCAGCGGATGGGAAAGAACAAGCTGAAATCCTTCGGGCCGCTTATGTGCAAAATGGCGATGTTGGTCCATGTTCGCAGCGGGAGTTTCTTCTTTAAGGCCCTTGGCATAACGCTGTTGTTCATGGCTGGTTTCACTGATCACCTGATTCAAAAGGAGACCAAAAACAGAAGCTTGGGCTTGCTCCAAAAGTACTACAG GAAGGATGAGGATGCTgaaggagagaaattgtttCTTGAACTTACAGAAACCTCCGACACG CAAGCTGCCCTCAAGTTGGACCAATCTACTACCAAGAAAGCCTCAACAAAATTCAAACCCAAAAGGCATAGTCATGCTGCGCATGAGCCTTCAAATTCTGAAAGATCATCAGGTTATCCGCAATCAGGAGCCACGAGCTGTGCTCCTCAATTTGGATTAGTCGGCTATAACTCTATCCACACTCAAGCACCGGGAGCAGATAAAGCTTCGAGTTTGAAACCAGCAATCAACAACTATGCTAGTAACATGTCATACTCAAATCCAACTACGTGTCATATGTTCCCACCCCACCAGCCCGCAAACGGTTTCATTCCTATGATGTGTTGGCCTCACCCTGGCACATATGCTTATGCCCCGTTTCCATCTTCGGCAAGTTATTTCCCTGTTCATCCACGCAGTTGCTACACCTATCCTCCTTCGCGCGATTTTTTCCCGAAGACAGTCAGAGGCACGGGAAAGACCGATGCAGTCTCAGGGGAATCTGGTGATGATTCTGGAAGCAGTTCGAGCAGTTCATAG